A single Bacillus sp. HMF5848 DNA region contains:
- the sspI gene encoding small acid-soluble spore protein SspI, with protein sequence MDLNLRHAVINNVANNTQGQLQDTIVDAIQRGEEKLLPGLGVLFEIIWQNADEQEKSTMLDTLEQGLKK encoded by the coding sequence ATGGACTTAAATTTACGACATGCTGTTATTAATAATGTTGCTAACAATACTCAAGGTCAATTGCAAGATACTATCGTTGATGCAATTCAAAGAGGCGAGGAAAAATTACTACCAGGTCTAGGAGTTCTTTTCGAAATCATTTGGCAAAATGCTGATGAACAAGAAAAAAGTACGATGCTCGATACGCTTGAACAAGGTCTAAAAAAATAA
- a CDS encoding acetate uptake transporter produces the protein MNQTQTTQKIQITTADPSALGLFGLAMVTLVASSQKLGLTDGVSFVLPWAIFLGGFAQLFAAIQDAKHNNTFGTTAFGAFALFWFGVGTSWLINLGVFGESAAANVDTKQLGVAFIGYLIFSVYMTIGAMETHKVLFIIFVLIDFLFIGLALSSLGVAPEATHMLAAISEFGIAIMSFYGSAASVLNVHFGKPVIPVGKPFGIFK, from the coding sequence ATGAATCAAACACAAACAACTCAAAAGATACAAATCACAACTGCAGATCCATCAGCATTGGGATTATTTGGACTAGCTATGGTGACACTTGTGGCATCCTCTCAGAAGCTTGGCTTAACGGATGGTGTGTCCTTTGTACTTCCATGGGCTATTTTTCTTGGAGGGTTTGCTCAACTATTCGCAGCTATCCAAGACGCTAAGCACAACAATACATTTGGTACAACTGCATTCGGCGCCTTTGCACTATTCTGGTTTGGTGTTGGAACATCTTGGCTCATTAACCTAGGTGTGTTCGGTGAAAGCGCCGCAGCCAATGTAGATACTAAACAGCTTGGAGTTGCTTTTATTGGGTATTTAATTTTTAGCGTATATATGACAATAGGAGCAATGGAAACACATAAAGTATTATTTATTATTTTTGTATTAATTGATTTCTTATTTATTGGCCTTGCACTATCCAGTTTAGGAGTGGCACCAGAAGCTACACACATGCTTGCTGCTATTTCGGAATTTGGTATAGCAATTATGTCATTTTACGGTTCTGCTGCAAGTGTTTTAAATGTACATTTCGGTAAACCCGTTATCCCTGTAGGCAAACCATTTGGTATTTTTAAATAA
- a CDS encoding DNA alkylation repair protein, with the protein MNVDEILSKLESLGTSQTKEVYIRHGAKEPLYGVKVGDLKKLVKHVKKDQDLAFELYDTGNSDAMYLAGLSVNPNLITKKRLQDWAEKANWYMLSEHTVAGVAAESPYALELAREWMSADEENIASSGWATFSNYISITPDEQLPIEEIRTLLQRVKDTVHTEPNRVRYTMNGFVISVGSYIPDLQKEALAIADSIGKVEVNVGQTACKVPLATQYIKKVADKGKLGIKRKTCIC; encoded by the coding sequence ATGAATGTGGATGAAATTCTATCTAAGTTAGAGTCATTAGGTACATCACAAACAAAAGAAGTATACATCCGTCATGGAGCAAAAGAGCCTTTATATGGAGTGAAAGTGGGAGACCTTAAAAAGCTTGTGAAGCACGTGAAAAAAGACCAAGATCTGGCATTTGAACTCTATGATACAGGTAATTCCGATGCTATGTACTTAGCTGGTCTTTCTGTTAATCCTAATTTAATAACAAAGAAACGGCTTCAGGATTGGGCTGAAAAGGCAAATTGGTATATGCTTTCAGAACACACTGTAGCGGGTGTTGCAGCAGAAAGTCCTTATGCACTTGAATTAGCTAGAGAATGGATGAGTGCTGATGAAGAAAATATAGCGTCAAGTGGGTGGGCTACATTTTCTAATTATATATCTATCACGCCTGACGAGCAGCTACCTATAGAGGAAATTCGAACTTTACTTCAACGTGTAAAGGACACTGTACATACTGAACCTAACAGGGTGCGCTATACAATGAACGGTTTTGTTATTTCTGTTGGCAGCTATATTCCGGATTTACAGAAAGAAGCTCTTGCAATCGCGGACTCCATAGGTAAAGTCGAGGTTAATGTGGGGCAGACAGCTTGTAAAGTCCCACTTGCTACACAATATATTAAAAAAGTCGCTGATAAGGGGAAACTTGGCATTAAGCGCAAAACGTGTATTTGCTAA
- a CDS encoding M42 family metallopeptidase: MTKLDETLTMLKDLTDAKGIPGNEREVRNVMKEYIAPFADEVTTDGLGSLVAKKTGKDGGPKVMVAGHLDEVGFMITQIDEKGFLRFQTAGGWWSQVMLAQRVTVVTRSGEEITGIIGSKPPHILPAEVRKKPVDIKDMFIDIGATSREEAESWGIRPGDQAVPYFEFTVMKNEKMLLAKAWDNRIGCAIAIDVLKQLKNEQHDNVVYGVGTVQEEVGLRGARTSANMIQPDIGFAVDVGIAGDTPGVTEKEALAKMGKGPQIVLYDASMISHKGLRDFVTDVADELGIPYQFDAMAGGGTDSGAMHLVGSGVPNLAVTIPTRYIHSNAAMLHRDDYENAVKLLVEVIKRLNSETVNTITFD, from the coding sequence ATGACGAAGCTAGATGAAACGCTAACTATGCTAAAGGATCTGACAGATGCAAAAGGGATCCCTGGTAACGAGCGTGAAGTAAGAAACGTGATGAAAGAATACATAGCTCCATTTGCTGATGAAGTGACAACAGATGGATTAGGAAGCTTAGTTGCGAAAAAAACAGGGAAAGATGGCGGCCCTAAAGTAATGGTTGCCGGTCACCTTGATGAAGTTGGCTTCATGATTACACAAATTGATGAAAAAGGCTTTTTACGCTTTCAAACAGCTGGTGGCTGGTGGTCACAGGTTATGCTTGCGCAACGTGTAACTGTCGTGACGCGTTCTGGTGAAGAAATCACAGGTATTATTGGCTCTAAGCCGCCACACATTTTACCTGCTGAAGTTCGTAAAAAACCAGTTGATATTAAAGATATGTTTATCGATATCGGTGCAACAAGTCGTGAAGAAGCAGAAAGCTGGGGCATACGTCCTGGTGACCAGGCTGTACCATATTTTGAATTTACAGTTATGAAAAATGAGAAAATGCTTTTAGCTAAAGCTTGGGATAATCGCATTGGTTGTGCTATTGCTATTGATGTTTTAAAGCAGTTGAAAAACGAACAGCATGACAATGTTGTATATGGTGTTGGGACTGTCCAAGAAGAAGTAGGCTTGCGTGGTGCACGTACATCTGCAAACATGATTCAGCCAGATATCGGATTTGCAGTTGATGTAGGTATTGCTGGGGATACACCTGGTGTCACGGAGAAAGAAGCGTTAGCAAAAATGGGCAAAGGGCCACAAATTGTATTATATGATGCATCCATGATTTCTCATAAAGGGTTGCGCGATTTCGTAACAGATGTCGCGGATGAATTAGGAATTCCATATCAATTCGATGCTATGGCTGGTGGCGGAACAGACTCCGGTGCTATGCATTTAGTTGGAAGTGGTGTACCGAACTTGGCGGTAACGATTCCTACTCGTTACATTCATTCAAATGCAGCAATGCTTCATCGTGATGACTATGAGAATGCTGTAAAGCTTCTAGTTGAAGTAATTAAACGATTAAACAGTGAGACTGTAAATACAATTACATTTGATTAA
- the pheS gene encoding phenylalanine--tRNA ligase subunit alpha, with amino-acid sequence MQERLQELKQEALQKVEVALDLKQLNEVRVAYLGKKGPITEVLRGMGTLSAEERPIMGALANEVREAISTAIQEKQDILEKEAVAKKLASETIDVTLPGRPVKVGGAHPLTKVIEEIEDLFIGMGYTIAEGPEVERDYYNFEALNLPKGHPARDMQDSFYITDEILLRTHTSPVQARTMEKHEGKGPVKIICPGKVYRRDNDDATHSHQFTQIEGLVVDKNIRMSDLKGTLEVFAKKMFGDEREIRLRPSFFPFTEPSVEVDVSCGMCGGNGCSICKGTGWIEILGAGMVHPNVLEMAGFDSKVYTGFAFGMGPERIAMLKYGIDDIRHFYTNDVRFLQQFKQVK; translated from the coding sequence ATGCAAGAGCGCTTGCAAGAGCTTAAACAAGAGGCGTTACAAAAAGTAGAAGTTGCATTAGACTTGAAGCAATTAAATGAAGTTCGTGTTGCTTATCTAGGAAAAAAAGGCCCTATTACTGAAGTGCTACGTGGTATGGGAACCTTATCAGCAGAAGAACGACCGATAATGGGGGCCCTTGCTAATGAGGTGCGTGAAGCAATATCGACAGCCATTCAAGAAAAGCAAGATATTCTTGAAAAAGAAGCTGTTGCAAAAAAACTAGCATCAGAAACTATTGATGTGACATTACCTGGTCGTCCAGTTAAAGTTGGTGGCGCACACCCTTTAACAAAAGTCATTGAAGAGATTGAAGATTTATTTATTGGGATGGGTTATACAATCGCTGAAGGTCCTGAGGTTGAGCGTGATTACTACAACTTTGAAGCGTTAAATTTACCAAAAGGACATCCAGCACGTGATATGCAGGATTCATTCTATATTACTGACGAAATCCTTTTACGTACACATACATCACCAGTACAGGCTCGTACGATGGAAAAACACGAAGGTAAGGGGCCTGTGAAAATTATTTGCCCTGGTAAAGTATATCGTCGTGACAATGATGATGCGACACATTCACACCAATTCACGCAAATTGAAGGTCTTGTAGTGGACAAAAATATTCGAATGAGCGATTTAAAAGGTACACTTGAAGTTTTTGCAAAGAAAATGTTCGGTGATGAACGTGAAATTCGTTTGCGTCCTAGCTTCTTCCCATTCACAGAGCCGTCTGTTGAAGTAGACGTATCTTGTGGCATGTGTGGTGGAAATGGTTGTAGTATTTGTAAAGGTACAGGCTGGATTGAGATTTTAGGAGCTGGTATGGTACATCCGAATGTTCTTGAGATGGCAGGCTTTGATTCAAAAGTGTATACAGGGTTTGCATTCGGAATGGGTCCTGAGCGAATTGCAATGTTGAAATATGGAATTGACGATATTCGTCATTTTTACACAAATGATGTTCGGTTTTTGCAGCAATTCAAACAGGTGAAATAA
- a CDS encoding RNA methyltransferase — MKYIESLQNPLIKQCKKLHTKKEREKTDTLLIEGPHLIEEAIANNINLLAVIVTDEGLVPSNLHAPLYKVPVEIMNHISQTETPQGIAAICDLPEQELQWNKLQKVLLIDAVQDPGNVGTMIRTADAAGVDAVIIGKGTVDVYNDKVVRATQGAIFHVPIFKEDLLEATSHLKENNIPVFGTALENAAVYTEIQPPGSFGLIVGNEGSGVSPDVLQQTSKNLFIPIYGKSESLNVGIATGILLYYLRG; from the coding sequence CTGAAGTACATAGAATCTCTCCAAAACCCGCTCATTAAGCAATGTAAAAAACTACATACTAAAAAAGAGCGTGAAAAAACCGACACTCTTCTAATTGAAGGGCCACATTTAATTGAAGAAGCCATCGCTAATAACATAAACTTACTTGCAGTTATTGTAACGGATGAAGGCCTTGTGCCATCAAACCTGCATGCACCACTATACAAAGTACCGGTAGAAATTATGAATCACATTAGTCAGACTGAAACCCCACAAGGGATTGCGGCTATCTGTGACTTACCTGAACAGGAGCTTCAATGGAACAAGCTTCAAAAGGTTTTACTTATAGATGCTGTTCAAGATCCAGGAAATGTCGGAACTATGATCCGTACCGCTGATGCAGCGGGGGTTGATGCAGTTATTATCGGAAAGGGAACGGTGGATGTATACAATGATAAAGTAGTTCGTGCAACACAAGGTGCAATTTTCCATGTACCAATATTTAAAGAGGATTTATTAGAAGCAACAAGCCATCTTAAAGAAAATAACATACCGGTATTTGGCACAGCATTAGAAAATGCGGCAGTATACACGGAGATTCAACCACCAGGCTCCTTTGGTCTTATTGTTGGAAATGAAGGAAGTGGTGTGTCACCGGACGTATTACAACAAACTTCAAAAAATTTATTTATACCGATATACGGGAAAAGTGAGTCTTTAAACGTTGGGATCGCAACAGGGATTTTATTATATTATCTACGAGGCTAA